A single region of the Leisingera thetidis genome encodes:
- a CDS encoding flagellar motor switch protein FliG, whose amino-acid sequence MPQDNMLALPMATGGPDLGGFSAPAPMGTGGSSGLSGKAKAAIIVRLLLNEGAEIPLEDLPDDLQLELTQQMGKMSIVDRNTLNAVAGEFADLLDNVGLHFPNGLAGALNAMQGKISRYTHSRLRKEAGVRQFGDPWERLKLLPPEDLASLAEAESTEVAAVLLSKLDTAKAAQMLVHLPGPTARRITYAVSQTANVTPETVDRIGLSLAAQVEARPELAFDQTPGQRLGGILTEAAAAKRDEVLTALDEQDEDFAVKVRKAIFTYALIGERMQPIDVPKLIRVLSQPDLVTAMAFATDEEDVATSEFLLKNMSSRMADNIREEVAERGKVKRSDGEAAFSMIISAMRDLVATGEIELKSDEEEESGG is encoded by the coding sequence ATGCCTCAAGACAACATGCTGGCGCTTCCAATGGCAACCGGCGGGCCGGACCTGGGCGGGTTTTCTGCCCCCGCTCCCATGGGGACGGGCGGCAGCAGCGGGCTGAGCGGCAAGGCCAAGGCCGCGATCATTGTCCGGCTGCTGCTGAATGAAGGTGCCGAAATCCCGCTGGAGGACCTGCCGGATGACCTGCAGCTGGAACTGACCCAGCAAATGGGCAAGATGAGCATTGTCGACCGCAACACCCTGAACGCGGTGGCAGGCGAATTTGCCGATCTGCTGGACAATGTCGGCCTGCATTTCCCCAACGGGCTGGCCGGCGCGCTCAATGCGATGCAGGGCAAGATCAGCCGCTACACCCACAGCCGCCTGCGCAAGGAGGCCGGGGTGCGCCAGTTCGGCGATCCGTGGGAGCGGTTGAAGCTGTTGCCGCCTGAGGATCTGGCGTCACTGGCCGAAGCCGAAAGCACCGAAGTGGCGGCCGTGCTGCTGTCCAAGCTGGACACCGCCAAGGCGGCCCAGATGTTGGTGCATCTGCCCGGCCCGACGGCCCGCCGCATTACCTATGCGGTCAGCCAGACGGCCAATGTGACGCCTGAAACCGTCGACCGGATCGGCCTGTCGCTGGCCGCCCAGGTAGAAGCGCGTCCCGAACTTGCCTTCGACCAGACGCCGGGCCAGCGGCTTGGCGGGATCCTCACCGAAGCCGCCGCTGCCAAGCGCGACGAGGTTCTGACCGCACTGGACGAGCAGGATGAGGATTTTGCCGTCAAGGTGCGCAAGGCGATCTTCACCTATGCGCTGATCGGCGAACGCATGCAGCCGATCGACGTTCCCAAACTGATACGGGTGCTGTCCCAGCCTGACCTGGTCACCGCCATGGCCTTTGCCACCGATGAGGAAGACGTTGCTACAAGCGAATTCCTGCTCAAGAACATGTCCAGCCGGATGGCCGACAACATCCGCGAGGAAGTGGCCGAACGCGGCAAGGTCAAGCGCAGCGACGGCGAAGCGGCGTTCAGCATGATCATCTCGGCGATGCGCGACCTCGTCGCCACCGGCGAGATTGAACTGAAATCAGACGAGGAAGAAGAAAGCGGCGGCTAA
- a CDS encoding lysophospholipid acyltransferase family protein: MPVDPSELSTWSHVKYFGSNLFLRGLLLGARLIPYRLRVPLMGRLVTAMGRLAGFDKRVRSNLDLVSPELAELDPGVLYRNVSDNAGRMIAEIYAGSPFHDRAKAAPITGPGLQALEEARAAGRPVLLATAHFGNYDAARAALFARGFEMGALYRRMANPYFNEHYVAAIKGNGEPLFEQGKRGMVELVRHLKKGGIAAIVTDLHAQGGELIDFFGKPAVTSTVPAELALKFGAALIPVYAVRQENGLDFEIVMSAEVPPSDPLTMTKSLSADLEAIVRRHTGQWFWIHRRWKPFVPVAKPGRQAGQAED, encoded by the coding sequence ATGCCCGTAGATCCTTCCGAGCTCTCCACCTGGAGCCATGTCAAATACTTTGGCAGCAACCTGTTCCTGCGCGGTCTGCTGCTGGGAGCGCGGCTGATCCCCTACCGTCTGCGGGTGCCGTTGATGGGCCGGCTGGTCACGGCCATGGGCCGCCTGGCCGGGTTCGACAAACGGGTGCGCAGCAATCTGGACCTTGTCAGCCCCGAGCTGGCAGAGCTGGATCCCGGTGTGCTTTACCGGAACGTCAGCGACAATGCGGGCCGGATGATAGCCGAGATCTACGCGGGCAGCCCATTCCACGACCGCGCAAAGGCGGCGCCGATCACCGGTCCGGGCCTGCAGGCGCTGGAAGAGGCCCGTGCAGCGGGCCGCCCGGTCTTGCTGGCAACGGCTCATTTCGGCAATTACGACGCCGCCCGCGCGGCGCTGTTCGCCCGCGGATTCGAGATGGGCGCACTGTACCGCCGGATGGCAAACCCCTATTTCAATGAACACTACGTGGCCGCGATAAAGGGCAATGGCGAACCCCTGTTCGAACAGGGCAAGCGCGGCATGGTCGAGCTGGTCCGGCATCTGAAGAAAGGCGGCATCGCCGCCATCGTCACCGACCTGCACGCGCAGGGCGGCGAGCTGATCGATTTCTTCGGCAAGCCCGCCGTTACCTCCACCGTGCCGGCGGAGCTGGCGCTGAAATTCGGCGCCGCACTGATACCGGTCTACGCGGTGCGCCAGGAGAACGGGTTGGATTTCGAGATCGTGATGAGTGCCGAGGTCCCGCCCTCCGACCCGCTCACCATGACAAAGTCGCTGAGTGCGGACCTGGAGGCCATCGTCCGCAGACACACAGGGCAATGGTTCTGGATACACCGCCGCTGGAAACCCTTTGTGCCAGTTGCCAAGCCCGGCAG
- a CDS encoding tetratricopeptide repeat protein, translating into MRCFALAAALTLPMTAFAASGNDWNPPKPTETTKTCKGKRVWDEQKKRCVRPRKSSLNQQQLLGAARELAYAGRQEDAQAVLGAMADQQDSLVLTYWGFTHRRLGDLELAQAYYDQALARDPDNVLARSYMGQGLVEQGKYGAALIQWKEIKARGGDGTWAEASLRSALETGASYSY; encoded by the coding sequence ATGCGCTGTTTTGCACTGGCCGCCGCATTGACCCTGCCAATGACGGCCTTTGCCGCCAGCGGCAACGACTGGAACCCGCCCAAGCCCACCGAGACGACAAAGACCTGCAAGGGCAAACGGGTTTGGGATGAACAGAAGAAGCGCTGCGTGCGGCCCCGCAAGTCATCGCTGAACCAGCAGCAGCTGCTGGGCGCCGCCCGCGAGCTGGCCTATGCGGGCCGCCAGGAGGATGCGCAGGCGGTGCTCGGCGCGATGGCGGACCAGCAGGATTCCCTGGTGCTGACCTACTGGGGCTTCACCCACCGCAGACTGGGCGATTTGGAACTGGCGCAGGCCTATTACGATCAGGCGCTGGCACGCGATCCGGATAATGTCCTTGCCCGTTCGTATATGGGCCAAGGCCTTGTGGAACAGGGCAAATACGGCGCCGCCCTGATACAGTGGAAAGAGATCAAGGCACGGGGCGGCGACGGCACATGGGCCGAAGCATCGCTGCGCAGCGCGTTGGAAACCGGGGCTTCCTACAGCTATTAG
- a CDS encoding aminoglycoside phosphotransferase family protein — MVFSLVHESGRILVLKKDFKPGTPWIEREFRRFEQLRPHFAAAEGCEVVEPVYLGADKSFHITGFAKGRTASDVLRNPQSQAQADQVFRRSGRWLNHLHKFGPAEPGQIWMNWIFEEFDKLRAGEDVHAQPEHYAAFLEQLRSQSHQFQGSPCSSVFSHGDFHSGNLILGKGSVCGLDLAYSETKPAIYDVVDFLASDMDNPLPADGIGPGGVRQSSVEFFFKTYRRPVSRPLLNFHLRSKLLLELMKFQHSAVIRKPRIKARFENRLARLSLAFDQPLAG; from the coding sequence ATGGTGTTTTCGCTTGTGCATGAAAGCGGCCGGATCCTCGTGCTGAAAAAAGATTTCAAACCCGGGACGCCGTGGATCGAGCGCGAATTCCGCCGCTTTGAGCAGCTCCGCCCGCATTTCGCTGCCGCAGAGGGCTGCGAAGTCGTTGAACCTGTGTATCTGGGCGCAGACAAAAGCTTTCACATCACCGGGTTTGCCAAGGGCCGGACGGCCTCTGATGTTCTGCGCAACCCCCAGTCGCAGGCTCAGGCCGACCAGGTCTTCCGGCGTTCCGGCAGATGGCTGAACCACCTTCACAAGTTTGGGCCTGCCGAGCCGGGACAGATCTGGATGAACTGGATTTTCGAGGAGTTTGACAAGCTGCGTGCCGGCGAAGATGTTCACGCCCAGCCGGAACACTACGCCGCATTTCTGGAACAGCTCCGCAGCCAGTCGCACCAGTTCCAGGGCAGCCCGTGCAGCAGTGTGTTCTCTCATGGCGACTTTCACAGCGGCAACCTGATTCTCGGCAAAGGATCCGTCTGCGGCTTGGACCTCGCCTACAGCGAGACAAAGCCGGCCATTTACGATGTGGTGGATTTTCTGGCCAGCGACATGGACAATCCCCTCCCGGCAGACGGCATCGGCCCGGGCGGTGTCCGGCAGTCCAGCGTCGAATTTTTTTTCAAAACCTACCGGCGCCCTGTCAGCCGCCCGCTGCTGAACTTCCATTTGCGGTCCAAGCTGCTTCTTGAGCTGATGAAATTCCAGCACTCCGCGGTGATCCGCAAACCCCGGATCAAAGCCCGGTTCGAAAACCGGCTTGCGCGGCTCTCCCTGGCGTTTGACCAGCCGCTGGCCGGGTGA